Proteins from a genomic interval of Rhodothermus marinus:
- a CDS encoding helix-turn-helix transcriptional regulator, with protein MKLAERTRNRTERLFALTLLLQTRPGLTARQLAEHFGVSRRTIFRDLRALSEANVPLTYAEGGGYEILEGYQLPPLMFTAREAATLLIGTAFMKRQPDASLRADADAVALKIRSVLPRSIREYIDRLQERIVIDPYWLQTMQGSDEEAGYWYELSEAIARQQSVHLEYYVPSRDELTQRKVDPLGLVYYTDHWNLIAYDHLRKDIRNFRLDRIQRLTVLRERFTPPRDFDLNAYLEAQGAPAEAHRIRLRFARPTYRWARRSIPARIESEQETAEGVEVTFSFENLEYLARWLLRYGTEVEVLEPEALRAQLRAQARAILARYEPEAAQETGTSAG; from the coding sequence ATGAAACTGGCCGAACGCACCCGGAACCGCACCGAACGTCTCTTTGCGCTGACGTTGCTGCTGCAGACGCGGCCCGGCCTCACGGCCCGGCAACTGGCCGAGCACTTTGGCGTGAGCCGCCGCACCATCTTCCGGGACCTCCGGGCGCTCAGCGAGGCGAACGTGCCGCTGACCTACGCCGAGGGCGGCGGCTACGAGATCCTCGAAGGCTATCAGCTCCCGCCGCTCATGTTCACGGCCCGCGAGGCGGCCACGCTGCTCATCGGCACCGCGTTCATGAAACGCCAGCCGGACGCCTCGCTCCGGGCCGACGCCGACGCGGTCGCGCTCAAGATCCGCTCCGTGCTACCCCGGTCCATTCGCGAATACATCGACCGCCTGCAGGAGCGTATCGTGATCGATCCCTACTGGCTGCAGACCATGCAGGGGTCGGACGAAGAGGCCGGCTACTGGTACGAACTCAGCGAGGCCATCGCCCGCCAGCAGTCCGTCCACCTCGAATACTACGTGCCCAGCCGCGACGAACTGACGCAGCGTAAGGTGGACCCGCTGGGGCTCGTCTACTACACGGACCACTGGAACCTGATCGCCTACGATCATCTCCGCAAAGACATCCGCAATTTCCGGCTCGATCGGATTCAGCGGCTGACCGTGCTTCGGGAGCGCTTCACACCGCCGCGCGACTTCGACCTGAACGCCTACCTGGAGGCGCAGGGCGCCCCGGCCGAGGCGCACCGCATCCGCCTCCGCTTCGCCCGGCCCACTTATCGCTGGGCGCGGCGCAGCATCCCGGCCCGGATCGAGTCGGAGCAGGAGACGGCCGAGGGCGTCGAGGTGACCTTTTCGTTCGAAAACCTGGAATACCTGGCGCGCTGGCTGTTGCGCTACGGCACGGAGGTCGAGGTGCTGGAGCCCGAAGCGCTCCGGGCGCAGCTCCGCGCGCAGGCGCGCGCCATCCTGGCCCGCTACGAACCGGAGGCTGCTCAGGAGACCGGCACTTCGGCGGGCTGA
- a CDS encoding 16S rRNA (guanine(527)-N(7))-methyltransferase RsmG: protein MRVSRETPPAGWDPWAQLDPAQREQLEHYARLLQELGRRHNLVSRETLPELHRRHLLHCLALTWQPFPPESVVVDWGTGGGLPAVPLAIAFPEVTVHAVDAAQKKVLAVRTMVRRLGLTNLHVHHARAEHWEGAAHYSVSRATAPLATLWQWHRRVARPLAAPPDAWPPGLLALKGGDLSDELAALERLDPHLHVRIWPLDRLLGDPLFAEKYLVHVAAEPEPNASVR from the coding sequence ATGCGTGTTTCACGTGAAACACCGCCCGCGGGATGGGATCCGTGGGCGCAGCTCGATCCGGCGCAGCGGGAGCAACTGGAACACTATGCCCGGCTGTTGCAGGAGCTGGGTCGGCGTCACAACCTTGTTTCACGTGAAACACTCCCCGAGCTGCACCGCCGCCACCTGCTGCACTGTCTGGCGCTGACGTGGCAGCCGTTCCCGCCGGAAAGCGTCGTGGTGGACTGGGGCACGGGTGGGGGCTTGCCGGCCGTGCCGCTCGCCATCGCCTTTCCCGAAGTGACCGTGCACGCCGTCGATGCCGCGCAGAAGAAAGTGCTGGCCGTGCGCACGATGGTCCGGCGGCTGGGACTGACGAACCTGCACGTACACCACGCGCGGGCCGAGCACTGGGAGGGCGCGGCGCACTACAGCGTCTCACGGGCCACGGCCCCGCTCGCCACGCTCTGGCAGTGGCACCGCCGCGTGGCCCGACCGCTTGCGGCGCCGCCGGACGCCTGGCCACCCGGCCTGCTGGCCCTCAAAGGCGGCGATCTGTCCGACGAACTGGCCGCGCTCGAACGGCTGGATCCGCACCTGCACGTCAGGATCTGGCCGCTGGACCGGCTGCTGGGCGATCCACTCTTCGCGGAGAAATACCTGGTCCATGTTGCAGCGGAACCGGAGCCGAACGCTTCGGTTCGGTAA